The sequence GTCGTGCATATCGGCGTAGGTAATGTTATTTTGCTGGCTTGGTGGCTGCAAATTCCAGCTTGGGTAGGTGTGACAGCAGCGATTGTTGCCAGCCTGATCGCAATATTGTCCTACCGCGTTCCCATCCTCCCCAGTGTCAACAGCATTGGTCGCCAGAGTTGGGGCACATTCTTCTACGCAGTCAGTATTGGTGTGCTCATCGCCATCTTCTGGGGCCTAAATCGGCAGGAATATGCCGCGATCGGCATCCTGATAATGACTTGGGGCGATGGCTTAGCAGCACTAGTAGGGCAACGCTTTGGTTACCATCGCTATCAACTTTGGGACATGCAAAAAAGCTGGGAAGGCTCTGCTACCATGATGCTAGTGAGTTTTGTGGTTACGGGATTGATTTTGCTAGCTGAACAGGGCAATCTTTGGCAAAACTGGGCGATCGCCGGGACAATTGCTGTTGTAGCCACCATCCTAGAAGCCTTCTC comes from Cyanobacteriota bacterium and encodes:
- a CDS encoding SEC59/DGK1/VTE5 family protein, which translates into the protein MTDTVGWSLAIVTAWLGTIVLVAEWLKRTTNLDAELVRKVVHIGVGNVILLAWWLQIPAWVGVTAAIVASLIAILSYRVPILPSVNSIGRQSWGTFFYAVSIGVLIAIFWGLNRQEYAAIGILIMTWGDGLAALVGQRFGYHRYQLWDMQKSWEGSATMMLVSFVVTGLILLAEQGNLWQNWAIAGTIAVVATILEAFSKFGIDNLTVPLGSAILGFWFSHLVGL